The region ACGTCGTCTTCATGGGGATGGGCGAGCCGCTGGCCAACCGGTCGAACCTCGAGAAGGCCCTCGCGATCCTGGAGGACGACGAGGGCATGGGCCTCTCCTGGCGGCGGATCACCGTGTCCACCTCGGGCCTCGCCGATTCCCTGGAGGCCTTCGCGAAGAGCCCTGTCTGCCCCCGCCTGTCCCTCTCCCTCAACGCCCCCCGGGAGGACCTGCGGACGGAACTCATGCCCGTCAACGCACGGTATCCCCTCAAGCGCCTGCGCCGGGTCCTCCAGGACCTGACGCGCCGGGAGCGGGAAAGGATTTCGCTGGAGTACGTCCTCCTCCAGGGCGTCAACGACTCGCCCGCCGACGCCCGCGGGGTGGCCCGCTTCGCCCGGGGCCTCAAGGTCAAAGTCAACCTGATCCGCTTCAACCCCGCCGAGGGCCTCCCCTTCCGCCGCTCGGAGGAGGAGGCCGTCCGTTCCTTTCAGGAGGTGCTTGTGGCCGAGGGCATCCCGACCAGCATCCGGAAGAGCCGCGGCGTGGACATCCTGGCCGCCTGCGGGCAGCTCGCCCGCAACAACTGGCCCGGGGAGGCGGCGCCGTGAGGCGCGCGGTCCTGTTCGCGGCGGGCCTCGCCCTGGGGTGGGCCCTGGCCGGCACCACGGCCCGGGCGCAGGTCCGGGTGGAGCGGGACGCCCAGGGCAAGATCGTCATCACGAACAAGGGCTCCAAGGCCGCGGAGCGCCTCGCCGGGTCGCCCTCCGCCCCCCCACTTCCCGCCCTGTCCGCCGGCCTCCGTAAGGAGATCCAGGCCAAGCTGCGCAAGGCCTGCGCCGAGCGGGGCCTGGACTACGACCTGGTGGCCGCGCTGGTGGAGGCCGAATCGGACTTCCGGCCCAATGTCCTCTCGAAGAAGGGGGCGGTGGGGCTCATGCAGCTCATGCCCGACACGGCCAAGCGCTTCGGGTGCGCCGACCCCTGGGACCTCGACCAGAACATCCAGGGCGGGACGGCCTTCCTCGCCTTCCTCCACGAGCGGTTCGAGGGAGACATCCCCCTCATCCTGGCGGGCTACAACGCGGGAGAGGACGCGGTGCGGAAGTACGGGAACCGGATCCCGCCCTATGCGGAGACGGTCCGCTACGTTTTCTCCATCCTCCACAACTACGGCCGGCCCGCGGTGACCGAGCGGGCCCGGGGCCTTCTGGCCTCGCCGGGCGACTACGACCGCTTCTATACCCCACGGAAGGGTCAAAAGCCCGTCCTGAGGCTCTTCTACATGTTCGTCGACGAGAAGGGCGTCCGACACATTTACGACTACCCGCCCTCGGGAGTCGTCTCCACCCCCATCGTCTACAAGGACGAATGAGCGAATACCGAAGGGTGATTCGAGAACCGCCCGAGCCCGGTGGTCCCCCCGCGGGCGACGGAAAGAATCCCGCCGGGGCCCGTCCTCTCCTCCTCCCGGACTCCCGGCCGCCCTTCCGCCCCACCGCCGGCGACCCGATCCACTGGGC is a window of Acidobacteriota bacterium DNA encoding:
- the rlmN gene encoding 23S rRNA (adenine(2503)-C(2))-methyltransferase RlmN; protein product: MAEEKTPLVGLDAEGLGALASDLGLKPFQIRDAYRWLYQRRRTDPLDWSTLPRRARQALHEKTEAGLPRVTGEQTSSDGTRKFLLGLADGQGVEAVYIPDANRRTICVSSQVGCAMGCAFCLTARLGFKRNLTAGEILGQFFLLERQTDIAEKPYNVVFMGMGEPLANRSNLEKALAILEDDEGMGLSWRRITVSTSGLADSLEAFAKSPVCPRLSLSLNAPREDLRTELMPVNARYPLKRLRRVLQDLTRRERERISLEYVLLQGVNDSPADARGVARFARGLKVKVNLIRFNPAEGLPFRRSEEEAVRSFQEVLVAEGIPTSIRKSRGVDILAACGQLARNNWPGEAAP
- a CDS encoding lytic transglycosylase domain-containing protein; the encoded protein is MRRAVLFAAGLALGWALAGTTARAQVRVERDAQGKIVITNKGSKAAERLAGSPSAPPLPALSAGLRKEIQAKLRKACAERGLDYDLVAALVEAESDFRPNVLSKKGAVGLMQLMPDTAKRFGCADPWDLDQNIQGGTAFLAFLHERFEGDIPLILAGYNAGEDAVRKYGNRIPPYAETVRYVFSILHNYGRPAVTERARGLLASPGDYDRFYTPRKGQKPVLRLFYMFVDEKGVRHIYDYPPSGVVSTPIVYKDE